TCGGGTTCTGCAGTCTGCGGAATCACGCAAGGTTTGTTCCAGAATTTGAAATTATCGATTCCGTTTGGACTTTCTGCAATAGCAAAAAATGATTTTCGGTCAATTCCTTCTACGCGTACGGCAAGAAGATATTTTCCGTTCCATTTCATTGCTCCAGCGTTAAAAGCGGCATTCATCCCAATTCGTTCCTGTAAAAACGGATTTGTTTTTTCGTTAAGATCAAAACGCCAGTTCAACGGAACGTGAGCAGCAGTTACTACAGGGTTTTTATAACGTTCATAGATTCCGTTTCCTGCTTTTTCTTCAGGAGTGTTTTTTTTCTCGATGAGCGCTTTATGTTCGTTTTCTAATGCCGTTTTTCTTTGTTGAAATGTGGCTGAAGAGGTTATTGTTGTCATATATTTTTGATTTCGGTATCTTATTTTTTAGTTTTTAGGTTCTCTTTTTTCGTTTAAATCTTGTTCTATCGTCTGCAGTTTTTCTTCAGATAAAGGATAGAACACAATAAAAGCGACTGATATGGCTGCTGCTATTGCAGGAAGTATGCTTAACATTAATTGAATTCCGTGTTGGGCTGTTGCGGTTTGTTCAACATTGGCTTTAAAACCGTAAAAACCTAAAAGCCATCCAGCGCCGGCTCCGCCAATTGTCCAGCCGAATTTTTGTGACATTGATGATGCTGAGAAAACTAATCCAGTGGCACGACGGCCTTGTTTCCATTCTGAGTAATCAGCGCTGTCCGCGTACATTGACCAGATTAATGGGAATATACATCCGGCACAAATGCTGATTAAAATTTGAAAACTCATGATTAGGAAAACATCTTCTTTCCCGAAGAAATAGAAAATTATACTCAAAATTGAAGCGAGTGCCATAGCGCCAAAAAAGGTTTTCTTTTTACCAATTTTATTAGCAATTGGTGTTGCAATAATAACTCCGATAATATTGGCGGCTTGTCCTAAAACCAAATAAATGGAAGTGGGAGTCATGTGAAAATCACTTCCGAAAAGTGAAAAATCAAAGTTTACAGCACTGCTTACATAATATTTGAAGTAATATACTGCTGCACCATCTCTGATAGAGTTGAAAACTAAAGTTCCTATTCCAGCACCTAATAAAATCCACCACGGTTTGTTTTTAATTAAGTCTTTTAAATCTTCTTTTAAATTAGATTGTTCGTTTTCAATAGGTTTTATTCTTTCTTTTGTGAAGAAGAAACAAGCCCAGAAAAAAACGGTGGTAATAATTCCGAAAACCGTAATGGTAGCCAGCCAGCCCGTTTTTGAATTTAAATTTCCTCCAAAATAGTTTACCAATGGTTCGATTAGCCAAAGTGCTAAAAGACTTCCGCCGAACGCGAAAACCATTCTGTAGGATGATAATGTGTTTCTGTCTTTTCTGTCTGATGACATTACTCCTAAAAGTGAAGCATACGGAACGTTGATTAAAGAATAAATCATCATCATTAGAGAATAAGTTACGTAGGCGTAGATGATTTTTCCTTTTTCGTCAAAATCAGGGGTATAAAAAGTTAAAACTCCAATTACGGCAAAAGGTATAGCTACCCAAAGTAAATAAGGCCTGAATTTTCCCCATTTTGTTTTGGTCCTGTCGGCAATGATTCCCACAATCGGGTCAAAACAAGAGTCCCAGATTCTGGTAATCAGGAACATTGTTCCCACTACAGCCGGAGCCAGACCGAAAACGTCGGTATAGAAAAACAG
This is a stretch of genomic DNA from Flavobacterium endoglycinae. It encodes these proteins:
- a CDS encoding MFS transporter; the encoded protein is MHDKIQLKEKIGYGLGDAASSMFWKIFSMYLLFFYTDVFGLAPAVVGTMFLITRIWDSCFDPIVGIIADRTKTKWGKFRPYLLWVAIPFAVIGVLTFYTPDFDEKGKIIYAYVTYSLMMMIYSLINVPYASLLGVMSSDRKDRNTLSSYRMVFAFGGSLLALWLIEPLVNYFGGNLNSKTGWLATITVFGIITTVFFWACFFFTKERIKPIENEQSNLKEDLKDLIKNKPWWILLGAGIGTLVFNSIRDGAAVYYFKYYVSSAVNFDFSLFGSDFHMTPTSIYLVLGQAANIIGVIIATPIANKIGKKKTFFGAMALASILSIIFYFFGKEDVFLIMSFQILISICAGCIFPLIWSMYADSADYSEWKQGRRATGLVFSASSMSQKFGWTIGGAGAGWLLGFYGFKANVEQTATAQHGIQLMLSILPAIAAAISVAFIVFYPLSEEKLQTIEQDLNEKREPKN